Proteins from a single region of Pseudopedobacter saltans DSM 12145:
- a CDS encoding alpha-L-fucosidase — translation MHLKVLLYSAALAAISLSAFSQDAGDEDRHMSNLTSANRDKIAIEEAKKGWWSASMKGKEDRIKWWREARFGMFIHWGVYSEAGGEWKGREVGGYAEHLMRKEKITRKDYLDLASKFNPIKFNADEWVKTAKAAGMHYMVITAKHHDGFAMYPSEVSDFDIKDKTPFKRDPMAELAAACRKYGLKFGFYYSHAFDWEHPDAPGNDWEFKNPGGDLNLFGGRNWFDAHPELIPKAVKYVDEKSIPQIKELIKKYHPDMLWFDTPHKLPFSENLRILKAIRETDPNLVVNGRLARNSQGNFGDYLNTADRPAEFFPVTGDWEAIPTTNESYGYSKYDHSHKPTSHFIQLLANGVGRGGNILMNIGPKGDGSFDQRDQKILDSLAIWMKKYEASIYKASASPLPLQSWGAITSKGNTLYLHVFQWPKNNKLLIGGLKSDILKVYNMNDPAKKSLKVSKEGDNLYVSLPNEPFDKVDAVLVAELKSPVKVEHLRYIDTESTNRLLAFDAEQKGQGFGFGDGKTNRYYVHGWKSKNQSLSWSFKTNHAKTFKVVLKYIGEKENSGKMNLSVGNLSENITIKPGNGKPAEIEIGNAFVQKGINNLKLEALDVQGQELMKVLEVDLIPISK, via the coding sequence ATGCATTTAAAAGTATTGTTGTATTCTGCGGCATTAGCAGCAATATCTCTATCAGCTTTTTCGCAAGATGCTGGAGACGAAGATAGACACATGAGTAATCTTACTTCAGCAAACAGAGATAAAATAGCTATAGAAGAAGCTAAAAAGGGTTGGTGGTCTGCTTCTATGAAAGGTAAAGAAGACCGTATAAAATGGTGGAGAGAGGCAAGATTTGGAATGTTTATACATTGGGGTGTTTATTCCGAAGCCGGGGGAGAATGGAAAGGAAGAGAAGTAGGGGGATATGCTGAGCATCTTATGAGGAAAGAAAAGATTACTCGCAAAGATTATCTGGATTTAGCTTCAAAGTTCAACCCGATTAAATTTAATGCCGACGAGTGGGTAAAAACAGCAAAGGCTGCGGGAATGCATTATATGGTAATTACCGCAAAACATCATGACGGTTTTGCGATGTATCCATCAGAAGTTTCTGATTTCGATATCAAAGATAAAACCCCATTTAAAAGAGATCCAATGGCCGAATTAGCGGCGGCATGTAGAAAGTATGGTTTAAAATTTGGTTTCTATTATTCGCATGCTTTTGACTGGGAACATCCCGATGCTCCGGGTAATGATTGGGAGTTTAAAAATCCGGGAGGAGATTTGAATCTTTTTGGTGGAAGAAATTGGTTTGATGCGCATCCGGAATTGATACCTAAAGCTGTGAAATATGTTGACGAAAAATCAATTCCTCAAATAAAAGAATTGATTAAAAAATATCACCCGGATATGCTTTGGTTTGATACACCACACAAACTTCCTTTTTCTGAAAACTTAAGAATATTAAAAGCAATAAGAGAAACTGACCCCAATTTGGTTGTAAATGGAAGATTGGCCAGGAATTCACAAGGGAATTTTGGAGACTATCTAAATACAGCCGATAGACCTGCTGAGTTTTTTCCTGTTACCGGTGATTGGGAAGCAATTCCAACAACTAACGAATCGTACGGTTACAGTAAATACGATCATAGCCATAAACCAACAAGCCATTTTATACAGCTATTGGCTAATGGAGTTGGTAGAGGTGGAAATATTCTAATGAATATCGGTCCCAAAGGTGATGGTAGTTTCGATCAAAGAGATCAAAAAATATTAGACAGTCTAGCTATATGGATGAAAAAGTACGAGGCTTCAATTTATAAAGCTTCAGCTTCTCCTTTACCTTTACAAAGTTGGGGAGCAATTACCAGTAAGGGGAATACTTTATACTTACACGTTTTTCAATGGCCAAAAAACAACAAGCTTTTAATAGGTGGGCTGAAAAGTGATATACTAAAAGTGTATAACATGAACGATCCTGCTAAGAAGTCTTTAAAAGTGAGTAAGGAAGGAGATAATTTGTATGTTTCTCTGCCTAACGAGCCGTTTGATAAAGTTGATGCGGTTTTAGTAGCAGAACTAAAATCTCCTGTGAAAGTAGAACATTTAAGATATATCGATACAGAAAGTACTAACCGTTTATTAGCTTTTGACGCCGAACAAAAAGGTCAAGGTTTTGGTTTTGGTGACGGTAAGACGAATAGATATTATGTTCACGGATGGAAATCGAAAAATCAAAGCTTATCATGGAGTTTTAAAACTAACCATGCTAAAACTTTTAAAGTTGTTTTGAAATATATTGGTGAGAAAGAAAATTCTGGTAAAATGAATTTAAGTGTTGGTAATCTATCAGAAAATATAACTATAAAACCAGGAAATGGTAAGCCGGCCGAAATAGAAATTGGAAATGCATTTGTTCAGAAAGGCATTAACAATTTGAAATTGGAGGCTTTAGATGTACAAGGACAAGAATTAATGAAGGTATTGGAAGTTGATTTAATTCCAATTAGTAAATAA
- a CDS encoding glycoside hydrolase family 88 protein codes for MKFSTTLQRSLCGFFVFTVFSVNAQLNVKKEVAFAGSQTMIMLDGVNKAKLASNKKDLVAPRTLEKGELKLVPSRDWTSGFFAGELWYLYELTRDKNWLDDADNYTRPLEQEKDNGKTHDMGFKIYCSFGNAYRLTQKEYYKNVIIESAKTLSTRYNDKVKAIRSWDHNSQKWSFPVIIDNMMNLELLFEATKLTGDSTFYKIAVNHANTTLKNHFRKDYSSYHVIGYDPETGKVLQRNTHQGYSDESAWARGQAWAIYGYTMCYRYTKDQRYLDQAEHIVNYFFNHKNMPKDLIPYWDFDAPNIPNEPRDVSAATVTASALLELANYSKNKTAYYKYSQTILNNIAQKYKSKLGGNKGFILSHSTGAKPSNSEVDVPLNYADYYYLEALKRYKMYK; via the coding sequence ATGAAATTTTCCACAACATTACAAAGAAGCCTATGTGGCTTCTTTGTTTTTACGGTGTTTTCCGTTAACGCGCAATTGAATGTGAAAAAAGAAGTTGCTTTTGCTGGGTCTCAAACAATGATTATGTTAGATGGGGTAAACAAAGCAAAACTTGCTAGTAATAAAAAGGATCTGGTTGCCCCTAGAACATTAGAAAAAGGAGAGTTAAAGCTGGTCCCGTCAAGAGATTGGACAAGTGGTTTTTTTGCTGGAGAATTATGGTATTTATATGAACTTACCAGGGATAAAAACTGGTTGGATGATGCAGACAACTACACCAGACCATTAGAACAAGAAAAAGATAATGGAAAGACGCATGATATGGGTTTTAAAATATATTGCAGTTTTGGTAATGCCTATAGATTAACTCAAAAGGAATATTATAAAAATGTTATCATAGAATCGGCAAAAACGCTGTCAACTCGATATAATGACAAAGTAAAGGCTATCCGTTCATGGGACCATAATAGCCAAAAATGGAGTTTTCCAGTTATCATAGATAATATGATGAATCTGGAGCTTTTATTTGAAGCCACCAAACTCACGGGAGATTCTACATTTTATAAAATTGCTGTAAACCATGCCAATACTACTCTGAAAAATCATTTTAGAAAGGACTATAGTAGCTATCACGTAATAGGTTATGATCCAGAAACGGGGAAAGTTTTACAGCGTAACACTCATCAGGGATATAGCGATGAATCTGCATGGGCAAGAGGTCAGGCCTGGGCTATTTACGGTTACACCATGTGTTATCGTTATACTAAAGACCAAAGATATTTAGATCAGGCGGAACATATTGTGAATTACTTTTTCAACCACAAGAATATGCCAAAAGACCTTATCCCTTACTGGGATTTTGATGCTCCTAATATTCCTAACGAACCGAGGGATGTTTCAGCTGCTACGGTAACGGCATCGGCGTTATTAGAATTGGCAAATTACAGTAAAAATAAGACCGCATATTATAAGTATTCACAAACTATTTTAAACAACATTGCCCAAAAGTATAAGAGCAAACTCGGCGGAAATAAAGGATTTATTTTATCTCATAGCACTGGAGCTAAACCTTCCAATTCAGAAGTTGATGTTCCTTTAAATTATGCGGATTACTATTATCTGGAAGCACTAAAAAGGTATAAAATGTATAAATAA
- a CDS encoding RagB/SusD family nutrient uptake outer membrane protein — MKHNIVVYATVFVGLLATSGCQKFLEEKPLTAVDTKDYYKTLKDVNASMAGIYGSFQQEMTGEGGTKNFTGKYHYWGEGRADNFDFNGQYTSALVRELSINTLTSGNSASDWTGFYRTIGLTNLAIKYIPNAAKLDNAVTPTLRDNFLAQCYAMRAMCYFYIVRLWGDAPIWIEPYEDYMVESKRPRESKEKIMEEIIIPDLKNAYNLIQKNQTSNVWNINEGAIAAILADVYMWKAGMNSDNASYTEAINWFKNVFKAKAPTGKVYTGTTIADLEVAADWRPKLFLDPSKSKESIWSINWDAANNGCACIPISIGSSNNQVRVDSVLHADWKKDKTDMRVTLSIDTLAGLGHYDKVLKYYNVPASGFPSGTNAPKATDYPVYLVMYRLGDVYLSYAEALNRTGDRPNALKYLNFIRQRAGKVALLDADPLIAGVVGLEDEIIRERRLELFGEGKRWFDLVRTRSLNKVLDPVINRRISKIQGAPYTEGFGTNVDEKALWPIHRNNLEDNKKLEQNSFYR; from the coding sequence ATGAAACATAATATAGTTGTATACGCTACGGTATTTGTAGGCTTGTTAGCCACTTCTGGTTGTCAGAAATTCTTAGAAGAGAAACCTTTGACTGCAGTAGATACAAAAGATTATTATAAAACGCTTAAAGATGTTAATGCATCTATGGCGGGAATTTACGGTTCGTTTCAGCAAGAGATGACCGGAGAAGGAGGAACAAAAAATTTTACAGGAAAATATCATTATTGGGGAGAGGGAAGGGCAGATAACTTTGATTTTAATGGGCAGTATACAAGCGCATTAGTGAGAGAACTTTCAATAAATACCTTAACTTCTGGAAATAGTGCTAGTGATTGGACGGGTTTTTATCGCACAATAGGTTTAACTAATCTTGCGATAAAATATATACCTAATGCGGCGAAATTAGATAATGCGGTAACACCAACTTTAAGAGATAATTTTTTGGCACAGTGTTATGCCATGCGAGCTATGTGTTACTTCTATATCGTTAGGTTATGGGGAGATGCGCCGATTTGGATAGAACCTTATGAAGATTATATGGTTGAAAGCAAGAGACCCCGTGAATCTAAAGAAAAAATCATGGAAGAAATCATCATCCCGGATTTGAAAAATGCTTATAATCTTATCCAAAAGAATCAAACCTCAAACGTGTGGAATATTAATGAAGGTGCTATAGCAGCTATATTAGCAGATGTTTACATGTGGAAAGCAGGGATGAATAGTGATAATGCTTCCTATACTGAAGCAATAAACTGGTTTAAAAATGTGTTCAAAGCTAAGGCACCAACAGGCAAGGTTTACACTGGGACTACTATTGCAGATTTGGAAGTAGCTGCCGATTGGAGACCAAAGTTATTTTTGGATCCATCTAAATCGAAAGAATCTATTTGGAGTATCAATTGGGACGCGGCAAATAATGGGTGTGCTTGTATCCCGATTTCTATAGGTAGTTCAAATAATCAAGTTAGAGTAGATTCGGTTTTACATGCTGATTGGAAAAAGGATAAAACGGATATGAGAGTTACGCTTAGTATAGATACTTTAGCAGGTCTGGGACACTATGATAAAGTGTTGAAGTATTATAATGTACCTGCAAGTGGTTTTCCAAGTGGAACTAATGCGCCGAAAGCCACAGATTATCCAGTGTATTTGGTAATGTATAGATTAGGAGATGTCTACTTATCTTATGCGGAAGCTTTAAATAGAACTGGTGATAGACCGAATGCGTTGAAATATTTGAACTTCATTAGACAAAGAGCAGGAAAAGTAGCCTTGCTAGATGCTGATCCTCTTATAGCTGGAGTTGTAGGGCTGGAAGATGAAATTATACGTGAAAGGCGATTAGAACTTTTTGGAGAAGGTAAACGTTGGTTTGATTTAGTGAGAACTCGTAGTTTGAATAAAGTATTAGACCCAGTTATCAATCGTAGAATATCGAAAATTCAGGGTGCTCCCTATACGGAAGGTTTCGGGACAAATGTTGACGAAAAAGCTTTGTGGCCTATTCATCGTAACAATTTGGAAGATAATAAAAAATTAGAGCAAAATTCTTTTTACAGATAG
- a CDS encoding AraC family transcriptional regulator — translation MKPQLLKVSVGPAQSFSVRQDSRPVMNNKWHYHPEVELIHFNKGVGTQFVGDSITKFNSGDILLIGSNLPHYWKFEESFLTNYTDDADIKVAHFSENFLGSIFLNLPENKPIKDILEKSKRGIRIIEGDKKKVAELLDLMLQTSGTERIIYMIQALLEISRSTEIEVLSSLGFACNMEEVDKDRMKDIYEYSYANFRNKINLEEIAEVAKVSPNSFCRYFKSRTHKTYSQFLMEIKVGQACRLLMDRKMNIKQICYESGFNNFASFHKCFKTITGKSPSIYQKEFSTQ, via the coding sequence ATGAAACCGCAATTACTTAAAGTTTCCGTGGGACCTGCACAGTCTTTTAGTGTACGTCAAGATTCTCGTCCGGTGATGAATAACAAATGGCATTACCATCCGGAGGTTGAACTTATACATTTTAACAAAGGTGTAGGTACACAATTTGTAGGAGATAGTATTACTAAATTTAATTCCGGTGATATCTTACTAATCGGATCAAACTTACCTCATTACTGGAAGTTTGAAGAATCGTTTTTAACCAATTATACTGATGATGCTGATATTAAAGTCGCTCATTTTTCAGAAAATTTTTTAGGAAGTATATTTCTTAATCTACCTGAGAATAAGCCTATTAAAGATATTTTAGAGAAATCTAAACGCGGAATCCGGATTATTGAAGGCGACAAAAAGAAAGTTGCCGAGCTCTTGGATTTGATGCTACAAACTTCTGGCACAGAAAGGATTATTTATATGATTCAGGCATTACTTGAAATCAGCAGATCTACAGAAATAGAAGTGCTATCTTCTTTAGGTTTTGCTTGTAATATGGAAGAAGTGGATAAAGACCGAATGAAAGATATCTATGAATATTCTTATGCGAATTTCAGAAATAAGATCAATCTTGAAGAAATAGCAGAGGTTGCAAAAGTAAGTCCTAACTCATTCTGCCGTTATTTTAAATCCAGAACACATAAGACTTATTCTCAGTTTTTGATGGAAATAAAGGTTGGACAAGCTTGTAGGTTGTTAATGGATAGAAAGATGAATATCAAGCAAATTTGTTACGAAAGCGGATTTAATAATTTTGCCAGCTTTCATAAATGCTTTAAAACTATAACCGGGAAGAGCCCTTCAATTTATCAAAAAGAGTTTTCGACTCAATAA
- a CDS encoding SusC/RagA family TonB-linked outer membrane protein codes for MSKSKKQLPFAFFDSQARLFKICFITAFALCLSVIEAVAQIKVTGVVKESNGDPLPGVAVKVKGSQSGTQTNVNGQFSLTVPGPDAVLSFSYIGFVTKDVKVSNQTAINVTLVENANDLDEVVVLGYGQTSTKRDLTGSQSSVTSKDIAERQPVTLFDALQGQASGVQVVNDNGDPMGQGTIQIRGASSINATGVGPLYVIDGVISENGNFVNPQDIESIEILKDIASASIYGARGANGVILITTKKGKEGKPLIAGQYTFTLGELAHKIRTTSADELRYYRMIRGGGINFAGNVDSVNPYLNADNDYQDLLFRTSKKHVANLSLSGGQKGLTYYAGLNYTDNQALVLNSWMKRVQSKVNVTYQISPKLSVSNNLAFAYQTGNIINLGNSAKQIFERNPWTSLYRPDGELAGVIESKRNPVAYALLDKNLDNNYVSQFNTQFKYKIIDGLSFSTMFTANLDNNNNREVVPARITTNGISEGFGSSQRKVYWESQSVFNYEKIFNKVHNFSAVAGFTLDRRRTDNYKIRVTNLLNEDIFMSNVGTIDVNTAQTGTSATANSNVSILARANYSYQGKYMLQGTFRRDGSSRFGPNSKWGDFFSTGAAWRFTSEKFMEWTKGIIDDGKLRFSVGSAGNDAIGNYMSYTTVKFGDYYYNGQLGASADRVLGNSAIQWETTTATNYGIDLSFLKGRVTLTAEYYDKITKDLLYTSELGKESGKYQVVTNLGKIQNKGFELTVLGTPIANKDFVWDVNANMTLPKSKIKELANGTSFITGNKWLVKEGGKIGDFYLFINEGVYQYDVSNAYTPDNQRLTPVDVVVSADGKSVESVGGYTLNGQPYTGPITSKYYNGVKLQGGDTIWQDTNNDGTIDDNDKVIAGNGLPTFYFGLNNTFRYKQFSLSFLFNGQFGNKVYNAVANGQNTTSSTYTPPIWDMATTSWFRQGDITQYPLVSRQDTRGSIRNNYNSLYLEDGSFIRLSSARLAYTLDKKLASKIAAKSATVYLFGQNLLTWTNYSWFDPEFSTSNQLQPGNDTGKYPKVREFGLGLNVNF; via the coding sequence ATGAGTAAATCAAAAAAACAATTGCCATTTGCATTTTTTGATAGCCAAGCCAGGTTATTCAAAATATGTTTTATAACGGCGTTTGCGTTGTGTCTTTCTGTAATAGAAGCTGTGGCGCAGATAAAAGTGACGGGGGTAGTGAAAGAAAGTAATGGTGATCCGCTTCCGGGTGTTGCCGTGAAAGTAAAAGGAAGTCAGTCGGGAACCCAAACCAATGTTAACGGACAGTTTAGTCTTACTGTCCCTGGCCCGGATGCAGTTTTATCTTTTAGCTATATTGGTTTTGTAACCAAAGATGTAAAAGTAAGTAATCAGACGGCAATTAATGTGACACTTGTTGAAAATGCTAATGACCTGGATGAGGTAGTTGTTCTTGGTTATGGTCAGACGAGTACAAAAAGAGATTTAACTGGTTCTCAATCATCCGTTACAAGCAAAGATATCGCAGAAAGACAGCCCGTTACTTTATTTGACGCGTTGCAAGGTCAAGCCTCTGGAGTTCAGGTAGTGAATGATAATGGAGACCCAATGGGACAAGGGACTATTCAAATTAGAGGAGCTTCTTCCATTAATGCGACGGGAGTTGGTCCGCTATATGTAATAGATGGGGTGATTAGTGAAAATGGGAATTTTGTTAATCCTCAGGATATTGAATCAATAGAGATTCTAAAGGATATTGCAAGTGCATCAATTTATGGAGCAAGAGGTGCTAATGGGGTTATTTTAATTACCACAAAGAAAGGTAAAGAGGGTAAACCTTTAATAGCAGGGCAATATACCTTTACGCTTGGAGAATTGGCCCATAAAATCAGAACTACTTCGGCAGACGAGTTAAGATACTATAGAATGATTCGTGGTGGTGGGATAAATTTTGCTGGTAATGTGGACTCTGTAAATCCGTATTTAAATGCAGACAACGATTATCAGGATCTGTTATTCAGGACTTCGAAAAAACATGTTGCTAATTTAAGCTTAAGTGGCGGACAAAAAGGTTTGACCTATTATGCCGGATTGAATTACACTGACAATCAAGCTTTGGTATTAAATAGTTGGATGAAAAGAGTACAATCAAAGGTGAATGTTACTTATCAGATAAGTCCGAAACTTTCGGTTTCCAATAATCTTGCTTTTGCTTACCAAACAGGAAATATCATTAATTTAGGTAATTCAGCAAAGCAAATTTTTGAACGTAATCCATGGACAAGTTTATATAGACCAGATGGAGAATTGGCAGGAGTTATTGAGTCAAAGCGAAATCCGGTAGCCTATGCTTTGTTAGATAAAAATCTTGACAATAACTATGTTTCGCAGTTCAACACCCAATTTAAATACAAAATTATTGATGGTTTAAGTTTTTCGACAATGTTTACTGCAAATCTGGATAACAACAATAACAGAGAAGTAGTTCCAGCAAGGATAACCACTAACGGTATCTCTGAAGGATTTGGCTCTAGTCAAAGAAAAGTTTACTGGGAATCACAATCTGTGTTTAATTATGAAAAGATATTTAATAAAGTTCATAACTTTTCTGCAGTAGCAGGTTTCACGTTGGACAGAAGAAGAACAGATAATTATAAAATTAGAGTTACGAACCTGTTAAATGAAGATATATTTATGTCTAACGTTGGTACAATAGACGTTAATACTGCACAAACAGGTACTTCTGCGACGGCAAATTCAAATGTATCTATCTTAGCCAGAGCTAACTATAGTTATCAGGGAAAATACATGTTGCAAGGAACATTTAGAAGAGATGGCTCTTCCAGATTTGGGCCTAACAGTAAATGGGGTGATTTCTTTTCTACTGGAGCAGCCTGGAGATTTACTTCTGAGAAATTTATGGAATGGACTAAAGGTATAATTGATGATGGAAAATTGAGATTTAGTGTGGGTTCAGCAGGGAATGATGCCATTGGAAACTATATGTCTTATACGACCGTTAAATTTGGAGATTATTATTATAATGGACAGCTTGGGGCCTCTGCAGATCGCGTTTTAGGAAATAGTGCTATACAGTGGGAAACAACTACTGCAACAAATTATGGTATTGATTTGTCTTTTTTAAAAGGAAGAGTAACCTTAACAGCTGAATATTACGATAAAATAACAAAGGACTTACTGTATACCTCAGAATTAGGTAAAGAGTCTGGCAAATACCAGGTAGTTACTAATCTAGGCAAAATTCAAAATAAAGGCTTTGAGTTAACCGTATTGGGTACCCCGATTGCTAATAAAGATTTTGTTTGGGATGTAAATGCAAATATGACTCTTCCGAAGTCTAAAATTAAAGAGCTGGCAAATGGTACTTCATTTATTACCGGAAATAAGTGGTTAGTAAAAGAAGGTGGTAAAATTGGTGATTTCTACTTATTTATTAATGAAGGAGTATATCAATATGATGTCTCTAATGCGTATACTCCGGACAATCAGCGCTTAACTCCAGTAGATGTTGTAGTGAGTGCAGATGGTAAATCGGTAGAAAGTGTTGGAGGTTACACGTTGAATGGACAACCGTATACAGGACCAATAACAAGTAAATATTACAATGGAGTTAAACTTCAGGGAGGAGACACCATTTGGCAGGATACAAATAATGATGGTACTATAGACGATAATGACAAAGTTATCGCCGGTAATGGATTACCAACATTCTATTTTGGTTTAAATAATACTTTTAGATACAAACAATTTTCATTGAGTTTCTTATTCAATGGCCAGTTTGGCAATAAGGTTTATAATGCAGTAGCCAATGGACAGAATACAACATCGTCTACCTACACTCCTCCGATTTGGGATATGGCAACTACTTCTTGGTTTCGACAAGGAGACATAACTCAATATCCACTTGTTAGTAGACAAGATACTAGAGGAAGTATTAGAAATAACTATAATAGTCTGTATTTAGAGGATGGTTCGTTTATTCGACTATCCAGCGCAAGATTGGCTTATACATTAGATAAAAAGCTAGCAAGTAAAATTGCTGCAAAAAGCGCTACAGTATATCTCTTTGGTCAGAATTTACTTACCTGGACAAATTATTCCTGGTTTGACCCAGAATTTAGCACCTCTAATCAGTTGCAACCTGGAAATGATACAGGAAAGTATCCTAAGGTGAGAGAGTTTGGTTTGGGTTTAAATGTTAATTTTTAA
- a CDS encoding glycoside hydrolase family 3 N-terminal domain-containing protein → MINKPLLLKCASLLALAVATQNIYAQKPKNIYHKNWIDFNKNGIKDVFEDQSQPIEKRVEDLLSQMTVAEKTNQTATLYGYGRVLKDEMPTSEWKKSIWKDGIANMDEALNSLPNNKKAQTEYSFPYSKHATAINTLQKWFIEETRLGIPVDFTNEGIHGLCHDRATPFCAPIGIGSSWNKNLVRKAGEIAGREGKALGYTNVYAPILDLARDPRWGRVVECYGEDPFLVGELGKNMVSGLQSNGIAATLKHYAVYSVPKGGRDGHARTDPHVTPRELHQIHLYPFKKVVQEAKPLGVMSSYNDWDGIPVTGSYYFLTELLRKQYGFNGYVVSDSEAVEFIASKHRVAKDFKEASVIALKAGLNVWTNFRQPDNYINNLRASVADGSLDMETLNQRVREVLSVKFRLGLFDRPFTENPAASDKKVQTPEDKKFAEQMNKESIVLLKNGNDFLPLDKNKNQKILVTGPLAAEVGYTISRYGPSNNPSTSILDGLKQYNNGKLNIDYAKGCEIVNEGWPGTEIIDEPVTEKEKAMIADAVAKAKNVDVIIAVVGENEKIVGESLSRTSLNLPGRQLELLKALHATGKPVVMVLVNGRPLTINWENHYLTAILETWFLGPSAGKVVAETLFGDYNPGGKLSVTFPKSIGQIEMNFPFKPGSHANQPSSGDNGFGKSRVNGVLYPFGYGLSYTKFSYSDLKLDFSKPDSISASFVLKNIGKRDGDEVVQLYFRDLISSVITYDTQLRAFERIHLKAGETKQLNLKFARKDLAILDKDMNWAVEPGDFEVLIGSSSEDIRLKEKFTL, encoded by the coding sequence ATGATCAATAAACCTTTACTTCTTAAGTGTGCTAGTCTTCTAGCATTAGCCGTAGCGACACAAAATATTTATGCGCAGAAACCGAAAAATATCTACCATAAAAATTGGATAGATTTCAATAAGAACGGAATTAAAGACGTATTTGAAGATCAATCCCAACCCATTGAAAAAAGGGTTGAAGACTTGTTATCTCAGATGACTGTTGCAGAAAAAACTAATCAGACAGCAACTTTATATGGATACGGTCGCGTTTTGAAAGACGAAATGCCAACTTCAGAATGGAAAAAATCGATCTGGAAAGATGGTATCGCTAATATGGACGAGGCATTAAATAGTTTACCAAATAATAAAAAAGCACAAACAGAATATTCTTTTCCATACAGCAAACACGCTACCGCAATTAATACGCTTCAGAAATGGTTTATTGAAGAAACAAGATTAGGTATACCCGTTGATTTTACAAATGAAGGAATCCATGGTCTTTGTCACGATAGGGCAACACCTTTTTGTGCACCTATTGGAATAGGAAGTAGCTGGAATAAAAATTTAGTCAGAAAAGCTGGCGAAATCGCAGGAAGGGAGGGAAAAGCTTTAGGATACACCAACGTTTATGCTCCTATTTTGGATTTAGCGAGAGATCCAAGATGGGGAAGGGTAGTAGAATGTTATGGAGAGGATCCCTTTTTAGTTGGAGAATTAGGGAAAAACATGGTTTCGGGTTTGCAAAGTAATGGCATTGCCGCAACTTTAAAACACTATGCGGTTTACTCTGTGCCTAAAGGTGGTCGTGATGGTCATGCCCGAACAGATCCGCATGTTACCCCAAGAGAATTACACCAAATTCATCTTTATCCATTTAAAAAAGTGGTTCAGGAAGCTAAGCCTTTAGGGGTAATGAGTAGCTATAATGATTGGGACGGTATTCCAGTTACAGGTAGCTATTATTTTCTGACCGAATTGTTGAGAAAGCAGTATGGTTTTAATGGTTATGTAGTGTCAGACAGTGAAGCTGTAGAATTTATTGCTTCTAAACACAGAGTGGCCAAAGATTTTAAAGAAGCTTCAGTTATTGCATTGAAGGCGGGTTTAAATGTATGGACAAATTTCAGACAACCAGATAACTATATCAATAATTTAAGGGCCTCCGTAGCGGATGGATCTTTAGACATGGAAACGCTTAACCAAAGGGTCAGAGAAGTTTTATCTGTGAAATTCAGATTAGGTTTATTTGATAGACCTTTTACCGAGAACCCTGCTGCTTCTGATAAAAAAGTACAAACACCAGAAGACAAGAAGTTTGCCGAGCAGATGAACAAGGAGTCTATTGTTCTTTTAAAAAACGGAAATGATTTCTTACCTCTGGATAAAAATAAAAATCAAAAAATATTAGTCACGGGACCTTTAGCGGCAGAAGTTGGTTATACCATTAGCAGATACGGACCCTCTAATAATCCATCAACCTCAATTTTAGACGGATTAAAGCAATATAATAACGGTAAGCTGAATATCGACTATGCTAAAGGATGTGAAATCGTAAACGAAGGCTGGCCAGGCACAGAGATTATAGATGAGCCTGTTACAGAAAAAGAAAAAGCAATGATTGCAGATGCTGTTGCTAAAGCAAAAAATGTTGATGTGATTATTGCCGTAGTAGGCGAAAATGAGAAAATAGTAGGCGAAAGTTTATCACGTACAAGTTTGAATTTGCCAGGAAGACAACTGGAATTATTAAAGGCTTTACATGCGACAGGAAAACCGGTAGTAATGGTTTTGGTAAACGGCAGACCTCTTACTATAAACTGGGAAAACCATTATTTAACGGCAATTTTAGAAACTTGGTTTTTAGGGCCATCGGCTGGAAAAGTGGTAGCTGAAACACTCTTTGGAGATTATAATCCGGGAGGAAAATTGTCGGTAACTTTTCCTAAATCTATTGGTCAGATTGAAATGAATTTCCCTTTTAAACCAGGATCTCATGCGAACCAGCCTTCATCAGGAGATAATGGCTTTGGAAAATCCAGAGTAAATGGTGTTTTGTACCCTTTTGGATATGGATTAAGTTATACAAAGTTTTCTTATAGCGATTTGAAACTTGACTTTTCGAAACCAGATAGTATTTCCGCAAGCTTTGTCTTGAAAAATATAGGAAAAAGAGACGGAGATGAAGTGGTGCAATTATATTTTAGGGATCTTATAAGTAGTGTTATCACTTATGACACACAATTGAGGGCTTTCGAACGTATTCATTTAAAAGCAGGGGAAACCAAGCAGCTTAATTTAAAATTTGCCCGAAAAGATTTGGCAATTTTAGACAAGGATATGAACTGGGCAGTAGAACCAGGTGATTTCGAAGTTTTGATAGGCAGTTCTTCCGAGGATATTAGATTGAAAGAAAAATTTACATTATAA